The window taacttattaagttccatttttaaaaactcattccatttctggtatatttcttgctggcagcattagcaaacccaTATAAAGGGCTATATAGGAGAAAGGGGAAAGACTGTAGAAACAGGCAAATGTATACTCAAATCCAAGCTTAACAACTTGCCAATTGGGTGACCAATTGGACAAGACAATCagttctgagcttcagtttcctcgaTTATAAAAAGTCGACCATATGACCTATCTCACAAGATTATCAGGAGGATTAAGCACGGTAACATATGTGAAGCCCTTAAACATGGCATTAACTCTACAAGTAGAGGCTTCATTCCTACCCCTGTCTCTTGTCCCTAAACTCCTTGCGGGTGGAGAATGTGTTATCTTTGCCTTGTCTCTTTGAAATGGAAAGATTGCTTGTTTATCAGTTCTACTTCATTTACTTCATCATGATCTTACTTCATTAGCTATAATTTTAGATTCAATGATCTTTCTGAATCCCAGAAAATTCCCAAATGGATTTTAATGGTTTTAATGATTTATGTCTCCaggcattttcatttctcttctcttttgcttcaccacacacaaaaaatcttttttccttgtttgttctTGAAGTCTATTTGCCTGAAGAGATTATAATTTGTTATTTAAGAGACCGAAAGAGAAAGatcaaggaaatattcaacttttgaCATCAAGTGTTGGGTTTTATAGCAAATCGAGAGCCTTGCAAGCCAGGCTACTGTCTcaagaaaacatttctaaatgaCGTTAAGTCATCAATATCCTGGAAAACTAAGATCCCAGAGTTCTCCTGAGAGGTGAAAGGGACGTCATACCCACCAGGGACAGCTAAACCCATAGGAGATGGAAGAATGAGACACACAGAAGGTATACAAACTGTCTGTACCTTTTCTGTCCTGGAGATGGTGGGAagtggaaagagggaaaaggggagAAGTAGTCAGATGTATGTCCTCTATTATGTGTGTCCTCTGGGTTTAGAATAGGTTGCGTGTTAAATAAATAAGGATGATACAAAGAACAAGATAATTGCTCTGTGATGGTTTGGGGGCTTTCTGGACCCCAGAAGGTCATGTTCTCAAAGCTAACCCATTACTGTGCAtgtagacctactgtgggtgggaccttgtgattaggttatttcagttgaggcatgccctgGATAGGTCTTACACTTCTTACTCAAGTCCtgtataagaggatgaaattcagagaaagaatcagagagaaaTGCAccgaagctgagaaagaaagccacagaaacagaaaggaagccagtgactcaagaagctgaaagcacaaagctcagaaaagaaggaagagaccaacGGACACTACCACACGCCTTGCCATCCAGCAGAGGAGTtcaggtatcatcttgatgatgcctagatttggacattttcatggcctcagaacttgTATGATAATAAACCCCCATagtaaaagccaaccaattttatggtatctgcatttcaACCACTTTAGCAAGTTAAAATATGCCCCCACTTTTCTGGGATATAGTCACAGAAAATTAGCTCGGCATGGTGAGCTGGGTGCTGAGATGTGGCTTTCCCCAGCTTCCCAAAGATCCACAGAGGTGTTGATATAGAGATGAGAGCCAGAGGACTTCTGTCAACCAAAGCTGAAGACAGCTTTGTCTTTGTGGGGCCTGTGGCCTGAGGGTGGATATGGCAGGGATTTAGGGTTCTGCAGTCATCAGTAACTGAGAAGGCTACTGACAAGGAGTCTACTGGCcaagacaaaagaacaaaaaggtTCACCTTCCCCAGTAAGGTGAGCAACTACCTAAGGAGATGAAGGACACAAGACAACGCACACTTAAAGACCAGCATGAGATCACAGGACTCACCTCCAGTGCTATCTTAGTGAGAAAGGCATGAGAAAAACTGAACATTTTTATCCAAATAAATTTCCTAAATGGACACAACAGACCTTGAGAGAAATTTGAACTCATTGGACATTCACCTAATTTGTTGTCCTACCAACCAGCAAGTAGAGATCTGAAGAAAGACAAGATCTGCTATAAGCAAGATGATATTCTTGTATTCTTTCTGTGAGTCCAGTTTGTAGTGTGAGTTAAATTGGTAATTCTATGCATCATTGAGGTTTGACAGTAAACACAGCAAGTAATGAACCTAGAAAGTTAAATATCACCTGCCAGAGTCTCAGTAAATCTCAGGAAGTAATCGAATGCTTTGAAAGAATTAGTACATGGAGCCAGAAATCCTTCTAGCATTCGTGAGAGAGAAATTCCCTCATGAATTTTCATGGTAGAAAAGCTTATTAGGCAAAGGAAAAAGTTGACATGAGAAGGGTAAGTGAAGACGATTCATCTATAGTTCTTCAATGGTTCGGGAAACAGAACTATTATAATACTATCTTTTTCATATCTTGGTGTACAATGCTCAAGTCTACCTGTTTGCTGGCTGTGCTTGTTTTTAAAAGCAGCACAGAACTAGTAAGAACTTCTCATGCTATGTGTCACTGACCCTCACATCCCCTATTGGGTAGAGTCCTTGACCTGTGGGAGCCAGTTGGGCTAGCTCACAGGAGCCAATTGGGTGGTATCTCCTCCTAATTGCATGTTCAATGACAACACACCAGTAAAATCAGACATgctgggagtatttacaccatggaaagaATAATCAAACATTACAAATCGAGGtggtgctttttgtttgtttcctggaGAGCCAATAGCTTAACAGTTGCCATCACATTATTGGATAGGGGACCAAAGAAGACAAGGGTAGAACTCCTCATACTGAAGTTCCAGGCATCTTGTTCTCCTGGAAGACACTTTACTTTTCTGAGGAGAGAAGTGGGGCAGTCAAGGATGAGATCTGCCAACTTTGAGATATCTATGGGCTGAGTTCTCAGGCCTCCAGCTTCTCAAACCCTTTGTTACATATCCTGTTTCACAAAATTATTGTTCCACAGCATACCCTCTGGTATCACTATCCTTGCCATCAAAGAGAATTGTTGAGTGTTCCAGTGAGCAAGGAGGAGCTAGCAAGCTCTGCTAGGATTGTCTGCACACTCGCCCTCACTTGCTTCAAGAAAGTAAGTAAGTAATAAATTACCAAGATTTCATGGGCAAGGCAGCCACAGGTTTCATCTCCATTCGTGACATAATTCAGTGATTCTTTAACAAACTCATCAGGAGTCTTGGTGATCACGTTGATTTTGAGATGCTTTGTCATTGAGGTTGAAACAGCATATGGAGTCAGCACCTACaatgagaaataaagatttcagCATAGGAGCCACCATTCCCAGAGCAAGACCCTGAGAAATTAATAACCAGTTGGcattccctcctccccaccctccacccccccatTCCCATCCCATTTTCCAACTCTTTTCTTCCTGTGAAACGTTTCAGGATCCTAAATGATTATGAAGCAGTGGAAAGGCACAGAGCTGGAAATCAGAAAGTTTGGTTTCTGAGTCTGACTTTGCCACTAACTTAACCACACAACAGGGGGTCCAGCTAACCTCCCCACCACACAGGATGATTGTGAGGACTTGAGTTAACTTTGAGAGTATGGTTGccagatttagaaaataaaaatgtgggaCAAccacttaaatttgaatttcagattaacaaataaatttataGCACACGTGTGTCCCAGGTAGAGTatggaactaaaaaaaaatttattctgattTATTCACACAGCAGATGCCTAGCCACAGACATTTAGAGCTGTTTGAAGAGCTGACATAGAGAGCAGAGAGGTGAAACCAGACACAGACGTATGGAGATagtaagctaagagatgaaacccagagtctgctCTGGAAAAGCTAAGTGAGAacccacagatgctgagagaaagccactggaaacaggagctgagagagccatttgaagccagaggctggaagagagggccagcagacatcaccatatgcctatCCTGTGACAGGAGACCCCAGACGCAATTGGTTTTGCTTGAGAGAAGAATTCTCTTGttgaatgtgatgatattgggaaccACGGATTGTATATGTTGgatgaattatatggtatgtggagatagctcaataaaaattacatagaacatttttttaaagaaaaatagatacatatttgttaaatgaatcaGCAACTAGGTATTGTAGACTCAATTTTGATTtgcaaatcccagctctgccacctagCATTTGAGTGATCTTAGCCTGACTTAGCCTCTGTGAGCCTTAGTTCCCCCATAGGTTAATACATGATTACTTCTCAAGATGATTGTGAAGACCTATGAAATAAACAATCATACATGTTTAATAACCAATGTTTATTGAATCCCTTTTTTGGCTACTGATTGAGTCCCTATTTTGAACGAATAGATTTTCtgaggaattggctcacacaattgTGGAGGCTgtcaagtccaaaatctgtagggcaggccagcaGGATAGAAATTCCAGTAAAAGTGATTGTTAAAGTCTTGAATTCAAAATCCGCAGAAgaggccagcaggctggaaactcaaaGAAGAGTAGATGGTATAGTCTTGAGCcataatttcttcttctctgggaatcctcagtttttgctcttaaagccttcaactgattggatgaggtccCCCATATAATCGAGGGtgatctcctttacttaaagtcaactgctaatcacatctacaaagtaCCTTCATAGCAACATCTAGGCCATTGtgtgaccaaacaactagacaccataactAGCCATATTGACCCATGAAATTTAACACTCACTCACTCTATGCCATGCCCTCCTCCAGCACCCAGGGCCCTGGTGAGAGCAGAGGCAACAGCATCAGCCAGAACTTCGGCGGCTACAGCTGTTTCCACCTTGGTCCCAGAAATTTACATGGTGACATCCTGACCATCTGCCCCACTGCTGGCTGCATAACACCTAACCAGGCCTGCAAGAGACAGTGACCCCAATCCACAGGGATCTAAGGGGTCCTATGCCTAAGAACTCAAAACTATTGATCTCACCTGTATAATGATTCCTTTTGCTTTATATTCTGCTTGGAGTGCCTTGGAAAACACGTACCCAAAAGCCTGGAGTAATAAGGGGAAAGACACTTGAGAACCAAATACTGGCTTTCACCCATCAAAGCCAACTTACTCAGATTTCAAAAGGCCTACACAGAGAACATAGCTGCTTTACCTTAAAAGAATCAGTTTGTCTTGATGGGAGTTAGTACTTCATTTTTACCAAGATGTAAAAATTCACTTTTCCCCCACCTTTGTCTGGGAAGAGCTCCCTCAATCAGCAGGAACGTGCATTTTGTGATAAATATATGCCTAGGGCCACTGCATACAGATTAGCCTACCCAGGGAAGTTCTTCCTTGTCTAGAGCACCACCTGCCCCTGCCTTTCCCCCTCCATCAGGATTTGTTTATATGATTGTGCATGGAGACACCAAGTAAGCCTCCAGGACTGGAAGTAACCTACAGTTACTTGTcagcaggaagagaagaagggTTCCCAGCCAAGGAGGTGGATGGTAGCTATAACCCCACAGGCTGCATTTGCTGAACTGTGTTGCTCAGGGCTTCATCTGTCCAGAGTGAGCAGCTTATTCTAGTTTGCACAAAGACACAGTTTCAGCTAGCTCCATTTTGAACATATAAGAGTGGCCCCAAGCAAACCTTCCACTAAAATGTGACAGATGATCCCCAGGAAAATGCCAACTAGGAAAAATAATAGGAAGAAGGAGACAGAGACTGTTTTACATGATATTGCTCACCTTAGAGGCTGAATACACAGAATATAGAGGCCAGGGAAAGAGGGCTGCTCCAGAAGAAATGTTCAAGATAAGACCTTTCCGCCTAAAAGGCAAATAAGGAAATTTTCCATTGGTTTGTTACAGGATCACACCATGGCCAAGAGGTTCATGGAAACTCTTTGAAAACTTCATTCTCTCTAGGCTAAGGGCTCAACTTCTGACAACTGTGACTCGAACTTCTTCTACATTATCAATTAAGAAATCTTCTCAATGATATCACTCTTGATGTCCATAGCAAGCACTTGTTACTGGAAAGAGAAGCCCTGGTCCCACAGAGATTTCCCCACCAAGATACAGATAACCATCTCAGCTTGGGCAAGATTCGAGGAAGAATCCTTCTCTCTCAAATAGGACCACATGTGCTCAAGGGTCCCTTCTGATCCACCATGGGACAAAATGTCACATGGTAGAAGTCAGCCACCAGGATTCTTACTTTTCCTTTTGAAGTTCAGAATTCTTAATTCTTCCCAATTAGATGAGTTCAATTGggagaaacaaacaagaaactgctAATTAGAATACAAAGCCAAGGCCCTTTTTCCTCTAAGGAAGACAAGACTATCCACCATTTGCTTTTAATGAATATCACCTGAGGAAAACCAACTTCTGAATGCGGGTCATAATAGCCTGAGGAAGATGTAAGTGGGATAAATGGAGAAATTGACAGGGTGGGTAGTTCTACCACTAAATTGGATTATTCATTCTGAGCTGAAAATCATAAGCACTTAGAGATAGTCTTGGTCTCAGGTCAACTTTTGAAGTTTCTTTTATGCTCAacatgagttaattttttttttatccaatgtGTGCTAAAACTTCTATTCCCTTCCTCCCTTGAGTATATGTTACATTTTGGCCTACAAATATGCTTATCTGCTTGCAAAGCTGGCCTGGCCCAGAATGTTATGTTTTCTCCTataatcttcattttctttcatcatagATTTTATTGTTCTGTTAAAGCCGGAATGAACTCTATCCCTCCATCCCCAGGTCAGCTGACGGCCAGGGTAGGAAAACCACGTCGTCCCACACTTTTTGAAAAGGAGATCTTACCTTGATTCCATGTGTTTCAGAATTAGCTGTGTCATctataaaagaagcaaaaattaagCACTGACAAAGGAGCTAAGTGGCAATGAGGGTAGGGGAGGAGCTTGGGGAGGGAGGTGCTGGAGGAAACTGGGAAGAGTTTCGTCTTAATCTTCTCAGATGGCATTGAGAATCTGCCAACACTCATTGGAGCTAATTCTGGCAACACTGGAGCCTGATTAGAACCCATAGGAGGCAACCTAGACAAACAAGAAGCTGGTCAGAGGTCTCTGTTTTCTTCCCCATAAAACTAAAGATTTCTTGGAAAAGGAGGGTAGAGAAAAGCTGTGGAAATTTAGTCATGATTTGGGATCAATGCTAAGGTGCCCAAGATGCTCTTTATACTGGGGACAAACAAAAATTGACTGGCCATCATAAACCCTATCCACGATATGAATTAAGGGACCTTTTGGAAACCTAACCAGCATCTATGAGCATCTCATGTACAAGGTATGAGATGGAGAAAGACACTGGTCAGTTTAAAAGTAGCACACAGGAAGCCTCCAGGGATCTATGTAATAGCTTGGTGGACAGAACATGCTCCCACGGACTGCCTGTTGAAATCACAATAGTTTTGAGAAGACTTTTCCCACTTCCAAACTCCCTCCCTCTGAAAAAAGTCTTCCCTGCCAGTTTTGGAACCTAGATAATCCATTATCAAAGCTTTACACTATGCAACTACAAATAAGGCATAAATTTTAAGCATTAAGGAGGAGTACCCATAAGTGAATCCATGAACTGAAATGTTCTCTAAGTTATTAATTGACTAGAATCAGGCCCCATCCTGGGAGCAGGTTGAGACCAAGAAGATTCaaaaggaagggggtggggaggagagaatTAAAAGAGACGGGATGAACAGACAAACTGTGCCTACGTCTCCACATTGTCTAGGGAAGGGCCTCTTCGATAGCTTCTCAGTAAGCTCTGTCCCTCCACTCCTCCCTACATCATCTGGCCAGGCCCCCTTAGCCTATCTCGAGAGTCTCTTCACTGCTATGGGGTATAAGAGATCTCTGCAAACCATGGGAATTACCTTCTGGAACACGGGCTTTTGAAGGAGGTAAGAGAAAGGTGAACAACTAGATTATGTCAATACCTTTCCCTGACTCTCCCAATTTCATCATAGGTACCAGAATGTCCTCAAAGATCTCCCAAATGAATTCAACTAGGCTTATTGGCTGAACGATCTCAATTAGAGAGAAAGCAATGGACTTTGTAGGCCCCTGTCTCAAAGCCTCCAATATTTAGTGTCTTATCCCACCTTTCCTCTGCCCTCAAACTCTTTCTACCATCTCCATTCTTGAAAGAGAACTCTACTAGTCCCAGATGACTCCTTGAGAATAATTAAGAAATGCTAGTCATATGTCCAACCAGCGTGGCTAATTGGGACATGACATACTTAAAAGctaactttccatttattttctttgttacttAGGACATTTAGTGTCTactaatacatttaaaaaatttcttttttgcaaatCAAAGCATTTCTCTGCTAAAAGAGTCAGAGGGTTGACAATACATTTGGGAAATTGCTATGATCAAACAGAACAAGACTAAAAGATCAATGtgtaaaataatatgaaatattttagtgGTAAGGCTGCAGACAAGAGTTGGACATATAAAACTTAAAACTGCATCAGCTGGAgactttaaaaagccattgagTGCTCAGCACAAAGAGAATGTTTGTACCCGATACTAACTTAGCAGGAAACTATAAAGTACCAGCATACTTACAAGAAAAACAATTGTTGTCAGCCCAACTTATtcacctgaaaataatttttgtttttagtctGCTAGGAATCCATCTCTTCATATGTTGACAGCAACCTACTTTTCCTTTGGGAAACCAGTCCTCCACTGTCAATCCATGTTGTTGGTTGAGACTGAGCCTCCCCTGCTCCCCAGTCAGGGTCTCAGCTCCCAGAAATCAGGGATCATACTTTATTCATCTCTGTGGTTCCACTAGACCTTCCAGAGCGGTCACTATAGCTTCCAGGGGCAGTTGTGAACTATGTGTACTGAACAAGGTCCCAAGCTGTGGGGGCGAGTGAGCACTAAAGTCCAAGGTTTATTCACAGGCCATGTACCCTGACAGAGGTAAAGGTCTGTATCCACTCAGAGgaacagaaaacattttgttcATACAAAAGCATCCTCTAATCATCAACTCGGGCAGCCTCTTTTTCTACGGAGCACCTGGCAAAAGCATAGCGCAGAATAGCTTTAGGAGAGTCACGGAATAAACGCTTATGCAGTTGATCCCAATCAAAGGACCTACATGTTAAATGGCACCTAAGACTTAGTCCAAGCTCTTTTATTAACAGCTGAAGAACCTGAAATTCAAGggggttaaataacttgcccaaaacTGCCCAACTAACTAATCAGTAGctaagattggattagaatatAAATGAACTTAAGCTTCAGTTCAACTCGCTGTTGTCTACTGTACAATAGAAATCCAGAAAATCCAAGCCATGCCCCTATCATTTTTCTAAAGAGTGAGggcttttttctattaaaaaagactgaaattagaGAAAGGGATTAGGTCCCAAAAAAAGTTAGTTTAGAATCTTGAATCAGTTTCAGCACTGTTGGGCCTCCTATGCTCTGACACAATAGGATTCTGATTCTAGGGAAAATGAATCCATCActgtattttcttgatgaaaGTGGAATAAGAGATTTACAAAGACAGCCACATGACCTCGCAATCAAGAGTAGTTCAATTTCAAAGAATTCTGCTTCTACAGTGGAACAGAACATTCTCATGAGTCACCAAATTCCAACAGCTACTACGTTTTAATGTATTTAGCACATATGTTGATCACATACCTTGACCACTGAGGTGATGTTACAGTGAATGAGgttctgtaataaaaaaatcacaaccaAGAATCAGCCCAGTCATTGGAGGAATTCTCCTGGGAAGTTGTCAGTGCTAAAGATTCGTGAAGAATGAGTCGAAGCAAGGCCATCACCCACTCAGCCTGCAAAGTAGGTCCTTAACTGATGCTTGGTGAGTATGCACTAGAGTTGGGTAACATCTGCCTTCCATTCTATGATTCTACCTGTATGCAATCTTAAAAAGAAGTCAATGTAAAAGTTTCCTTGAAAATTTAGGAATGACTATGGACAGAGTTTTTCAAAGGGAGATGTTCAATTTCTAGCTGGAGGCAAAAGAGTTAGCATATGTAGGTCAAAAGGATGATAAATAGTATAGAAAATGCAAAGGCAAACAGTTGTATAATACAAGGTAGGGAGTTTGGACTAGAGAGAccagatgaaaaaaattaaatctacccaagacagagaaaggaaaaggagcagacACAGAAATaagcacagacacacagacagacataGTGAAAGAGAAGCGAGAATGGAACATCAATGATCTATTAATGAAGAGACACAGCCTTGGGCCAGAAACTGGGAGCATTTTAAATAGGAGCTATGGGTTGGGATGTGTTGTAAAGAGAGGAGTCTGGTCAGGATTTGCAGCTACGTCTGAGCCTTTTGGGATTATACACCAATGCAGGAGACCCTGGGCTTAAGTAGGACCAAAGGAACACCTGCAAGTGATAACATGACCAGGAATTGGGCAATGTAATCAGTGCAGTCCTTTCAGAATTGGTATAATCCCAAGGCCTCAAAGGTCAGGACCTGGAGAAGGGGCAAAAAATAATGTTTCAACGACTGTTAAATGTATAAGATATCTTAGTCATGACCAACAACAGCAGCCATGGTCTAGGCAAGCTTGCTGTGAACATATAATACTTCAAAACATAGAGTTTCTATCATGTACTTGTCTCGCACCAAAAGTTGAACAAATCTTATCAGCTGGGAAGATAGAGAAGCTGAGGGAGCTGACCTTCTCCCAGTTACAGTCACAGCTCTGCATTTGTGAGGCAGAATTACTCTCTTATAAAGCAGAGAGCAGAGCCCTGAATAGATGGGACAGTGAAGAGGTAAGTTTGATGCTCATTATCCTGGAGATGGTCACAAAGGATGGGACACTTCACTGTGTATCAAATACcgagatgaaaaaaagagagcgagagagagagagtagtCAACATATATGCACGGAATACAGAATTTTGACCAGACCAGGCCTGGTGACTGTCCATCCAGGGGATGCAGTAACTAGGCTGGTACCTGGATGAGAGGAGACTACGTACTTAAGAACGCTGTCCTACCTGGATTTCAAACGATGCATTAAGGAAATGGCTTGGCAGAAGGTTTGGAAGCATTCCAACATTGTTGACTGGCAgagagaagtaaaacaaaaatatatcagATGAGAAGTCGGCAAATGTTTTTTGAAAGGCTTAACAATGTTCACAGTCAACCCAGAAACTCTCTCAGGAAGTTCGCCTAAGGAAATATGTACAAATAGATTTATTTTCAAGGTTGCTGAATTTACAATACCCCAAACTGTAGAGTTTGTATATGTACTTGCCTCACACCAAAAGCTGTTCAGCAACAAATAGTTTTGTCTACAAGATTGTTCTCTATAACGCAGTTTGTTAACAGTGACGAAATTGGAGGGAAAATATTGTTCAATAACAGGAGGCAGATTAAATGAGTCTGGGTGCATCCATACTGTGGAGTGCAATGCAATCATTAAAAATTAGTACTGCCAAGAAATTGGAAGACATGGGAAAACATTTGCATTGTAAATTCATTAAAAAGTCACAAAACAGTATGTAAGTTGCTACATCATGCATGAACCTGgaaaacattatgttgaatggAATAACCAGACACAAAGGTGCAAATACTGTAAGACCACTTATACAAAATAGCTAGAAATATGCGAATTCACAGAAGCAGAACACAGATTAGAGGTTAACACCGGCTGGGGaaaggaggaatggggagttattgcttaatgggttcagagtttctattttgggtgatgggaaagtttagtaAATGGGTGGTAGGGGaaggtagtacaacattgtaaatgtaattaaggCCATGGAATTGTAaactgaaaatggttaaaatggcaagttctgtgttttacacacacacacacacacacatatatatataaccataataaaattttcaattaaaaaaactataagaTTAATCTCAgatttgaaaatatgtatatgtgaTTGTATGTGTCTTCAAAGATAGGcagcaataaattttaagaaatttgggTTTCTTTTATGTGTTCATCTATTCCTTCAATTTTCTGCAATGATGTCtgacatttttattagtaaagaatgtaattatttttaaaattcagcagGAAGTTTATAAATCAAAACTTACTTCCTTCCACATCAATGCAAATACTACCCAGTATATTAGGGTATAAAAAATCTTGTCTATACATCACCACACAAAAAATATTATATTGTTTTCTGAATAAGAAAGAGGGTCAGTTCTCAAATAACCACACTTGCGTCCTATTTCCTGGATCAACCATAGCCATGCTTTTATGCTAAACGAATTCCTTTAGGCCAAGATTTCCTGCCAAATgtcaattcattttaatattagaaaatacatCTGGAAAGGCCAAAATATGCAAGTTTGATACATTCCAAAGCCatagatacatttttaaagacagtATTGCCTTTTGACAAAACACTGAGCTTTAATATTCAGTTTAATGCCACAATTTAAAGCAGACATGGATTAAGTTAAAGCTGCCATGAAATAATCAAACGTCGAATGTATGACAACAAACTCTGCATTCCACAATTTGCTTACCTAAAATTCCAATTTCTAAGCCTTCCAGGTTTTCTTGAATATACTCATAAATGTCATCTTTGGTAAAATCTGCTTGTATAATCTTCACAGCACTCCCTGTGGTCTGCTCTGCATAACAGAaaatggttgcttttttttttattattaattaaaaaaaattaactaacgaaacatttagaaatcattccattctacatatacaatcagtaattcttaatatcatcacatagttgcatattcatcatttcttagtacatttgcatcgatttagaaaaagaaataaaaagacaacagaaaaagaaataaaacgataatatagagaaaaaaaaaaactatacgtaccataccccttacccctcaccttcacctaccactatttcaaactgaatttatcaaCGGTTGCTTTTTAACGTGCAAGCATCCAAATCCTGCCTTCCCACGGAGCTCCCACAATATCCCTGTTCTACCcaagcaaacactgaagaggacaAGCCTGTGGCCCCAATTACAAATAAGGAATAGTCCTGTGTAAATGCTAAAGGAGGCGCTAAAGGATTGTGAATGATGGTTTCTATGTGCTTCTAAGAGCTACTTTGGTAGCAAGTGTATGCATTGAGATAGAGGAAAGCATTGGTTCTCAAAGTCAGGTCCCCACTCCAgctgcatcagcatcacctgggaacttgttagaaatgcacattctcaggCTTCTCCTCAGTGATCCCTTTTTCCCCCCCagtgagcctttttttttttatcttgtctcttctgattttattttattttattttatttttttattaattaatggaaaaaaagaaattaacccaacatttagaaatcataccattctacatatgcaatcagtaaatcttaacatcatcacatagatgcatgatcatcatttcttagtacatttgcatcggtttagaagaa of the Tamandua tetradactyla isolate mTamTet1 chromosome 2, mTamTet1.pri, whole genome shotgun sequence genome contains:
- the HSD17B3 gene encoding 17-beta-hydroxysteroid dehydrogenase type 3, which encodes MGEVIPAQLFIFVGVLVCLVYLVRFVRFSKCIFLHFWKVVPSSFLQSMGQWAVITGAGDGIGKAYSLELAKRGLNVVLISRTLEKLQAVAVEIEQTTGSAVKIIQADFTKDDIYEYIQENLEGLEIGILVNNVGMLPNLLPSHFLNASFEIQNLIHCNITSVVKMTQLILKHMESRRKGLILNISSGAALFPWPLYSVYSASKAFGYVFSKALQAEYKAKGIIIQVLTPYAVSTSMTKHLKINVITKTPDEFVKESLNYVTNGDETCGCLAHEILASLLNLIPSWAFYSSTFQKIILTFYVDYLKQNMSK